In Labeo rohita strain BAU-BD-2019 chromosome 8, IGBB_LRoh.1.0, whole genome shotgun sequence, the genomic window ttgaagagcatgttaaattctactgactgagttcattttttcattttcattgtgatttttcttctttttgcagtcactttattttttgatcgtttcttggaaagttaccttcagtttaataaagttacgttcattcttattggcacaaaaattatCCCATAGTTCTGCAGTACCTGACTGCCTGCGAACCATTCACAAGGTCCTCGCTTGTGCAGCCTCCTGTGTTTGCTGAGCCTCCCCTTTTACCTGCTCTGCCTAAACCTAAGTGGCTGCTAGCCGTGTACGCCAGGGATGTTCTGGGGCGACTGCATGAGGTCAAGGCCAAAATTACATCTGTGTTAGGCTGTGTTCTCAAGATGGACTCCACAAAAAAAGGTATCACAGCCCTGTACATATCCAGAAAGTTGCCAGATATGGATATGTGTGAGTACATAATGAACACAGTTTTTCActcttttatttttcccaataGGTCACCAAGAAACTTGCCGGCGCTGCTTCCGGAACAGCTGCCTGGTGCACAAATGTGGGGAACGAACACGGCCAAGTCCTCGTCTCTGTGCTGACAGCTGCCGAGGGACACGGACTGGACCCCATGGCAGCTGGCCTTATGAAACGCTACCGGGACGCAGGAGAGGCAGCCCCAAAAGTGATGTACGTGGACAGAGATTGCTGCAGTCAGCACGGCCAGTCTCGGGTGAAGATCATGTTTTCGGAGTGGATTGAGCTTGAAGTGCGCCTCGACATCTGGCATTTCATGCGGCGATTTGCTGCAGGTGTCACGACAGAGGCTCATCCGCTCTACGGGATCTTCATGGCTCGTCTGTCCACGTGCATCTTTCAGTGGGATGCAGAGGATGTGGCTGCTCTTCGCCGTGCAAAGGAGGGTGAGCTGGCGGCAAAGAAAACTGGCCACGTCTCTGAAAGTGCGGTCAGTGCCGAAGGAGGACCAGGGGGGTGGAGGAGACCACCAGATTGATCGGGTCACTGATCGATCTGTTCGACAGTGCGGACAGGAAGGACACTCTGGGAGTTCCTCTGCTGGACCACGAACGGATCCAGCAGATATGGAAAGAACAGCGGAAACACGTACAGTGTATCCAAGACCCAGAGAACTTTCCGCTCTACATAAAGACAGGGACACTGAAGAAGGGCGGTGTGGAGCTGTGCTGCTACAGGTGTGCCCGTGGCTCTACCTCCTTGGAGTCGTTCCACCTTCACCTGAACTGTTTTATTCCAGGTATTACATATATGGATTActcatttgtttgtaaaaaatataagcaCTGTAACTGCTTCCTTTACTTTAAAGTAATGTCACATTAATAAATGTCACACTCTACAGTAATATTACAGTTCTTTTCTGATGTCATAAGCATTGACAAAGCTAGTAACTCTGGTTATAATGacagtaatttttaatgtaattaaaaaacaattaaccaTAGTTAATcgcagtcaaaaaaaaaaaaaaaaaattttttatatatattatatgtgtgtgtactctgtatatttattacgtatataaaaagacacacacatacagtgtatattttgaaaatatttacatatgtatatatttatattcatataatttaaattatatataaatatatttaataaatatacacagtacatgcacacatattatgtacacaaaaacatttattttggatgcgattaatcgttgtcCAGCACTAATGTAATTCCATAACTCTACTACATGTAACCAGCACCTCATGTGTAGTACATATCTTGTACATATGTGACACATAAAacccttttttgtttgtttaacttGTAGGAACCAGTGCCAGTGATGCGCATTTTCAGGCCTGTCTTCTTGAGGGCTTGATGCGTTGGAATGATGACCGTATGGAAGACGCCATAAATGGAGCATCCTCCATCCAGTCATATGGCAGCGCAATGAGAGAGGCTGTGGACCAGCTTAGCCGAACAGTCTTCGGGAAGCCCTGGGATGAGCGCTATCGCCCTCCTGGAGCATATACAGGCAAGAAATTCCTTCATTTGTTCTTTTGTAATGTTCTACCAAGTTATCTATTTAGACTTTAATGTTCTAGACAAAATATTAAGAACAGTTcctttttttccactttattcTTGTAGGTGAATTGCTGTGAATGGAGTACCTTTACAGCCAGACTGGCAAAACCCTGACTCCAGTGCTCCAGAACCCAGAGGAGGAAGACAGGCTGGTCAAGGAAGTTGATGACCAGGACCTGCAAGATGAGGGGTTCGATGAAGAGATCATGGAGGACATCACAGTTCCGGTGCTGTATGAGGATGACCCCTGCCGTGATCTCAGAAACAGCCCTTCATCTTTGCCTCTGCCTCAGTCCCCAGCATCACTGGCTGAGCCGTCCACATCATCTGGTGGAGATGGACAGCATCTTGCCCCTGCCCCTTCAGTGACGTCACAGCCATCCGACCCTGGAAGCAGTCTCTCCGACGAGGCTCAGGTAAAACACTTTAAGGGCTTTGTTTGTTTCACTGTCGTATTATTCCacatatattaacattaatctGCATTTACTAGGGAGCAGTCGTTGGACCTGATGGCATCGCTGGGTGGGACAAGGTCCAGAATCTGGCAGGTTACCTGGTGGGTCTTCGTGAGGCTCCTTACCTTACTGACCTGCAGGTGACAGAGGCCATCCGGTTGTGGACAGCGCTCTCTGATTTCGACAAGCAGCGGATCAACTATCAGCCTCGACATCAGTCTCAGCTGACTCATGGGCGTTTTAAGGCACCGAAGCGCTCCGGAGTCACACCGGGTGTGGAGAGTGTCAAACGGTGTCTGATTGGACATCCTGGGGGTCCAGCACAGTGGCCCAACACCAGCCGCTTGGTTGAGGCCATTTGTATTGAGCTTTGTGCTTTACACAAGTCGCCGACCAAGAAGGCTGGAGTCTGCACTCCCAGGTGGTCTAAAATCCTTTCGGACTACCACCACATCCGAGACCTGGTGCTTAACTGTCGCAGGCTGATGGATGAAACAATGATCCAGCTGTTTGAGCTAAACCAGAAGACACTCATTCAGTGGTAAGCAAGGCACATTATTTGCTTCAAATTAACTGAATACTTCTAAACAAGTATTTATAAtacaagtaatttatttttaggtttcaGCGGCGGCAGAAAAATCAGGAAATGAGTGTCCTCGCTCAGGGACTTACTTCACCTGACCCAATTGCTGTGGCCGATACACAGCTTCCTCCGGCGAGGGAAAAAATGGATGAAGCGCCATCGACATCAGGCCCAAAACATCCATTCATCCTTCCGCCAAATCGAGAAGGACAGGCGCCCATTCTGCGACCTGGTCGACGGCCTGCTGCTGCCACCACAGAGTGCCCCATTGCACCTGCCCCCACAGCATCAGGAGTTGTGCAGCCCATTTCAGCACCTGGGTCGTTATTAGGCACACTAGTCCTTAACCCAGGCATGACTGTGTCTGTGGTGCTTCCCTCTTCTGGTGCGTCAACATCCGGTGCAGGCCCAGCTCCGCCTGCTCCTGCGTCTGATGCTCCCTTGTCCCGTTACACCCAGAGGAACAGGCGCCGGCGGGCCCTGGAAAAGGAAAGCGGAGTCCATAAGAGGAAGTATGTGCGAGGGGTTACCTTTAACACATGCAGCAAATGTGGGCAGCCCAAAACGAAAGAGTTTGGCCATAGCCGATATGGTAATGCCACATTTTGCTCACGTGCCTCAGATGGCAAATCTTTAGATGACTGGTTGGCAGAGCAGCGCCAGCAAAATACTCAACCTCCTCAGTAAATAATATCTTTcctgtacatacatattttgtatatattacatGGGCCCGTTCTTTTATATTGTTCTGTGTCCCcttcaaaaaataatatctttcctgtacatattttgtatatattacatGGGCCCGTTCTTTTATATTGTTCTGTGTCcccttcaaaaaaataatatctttcctgtacatattttgtatatattacatGGGCCCGTTCTTTTATATTGTTCTGTGTCCCcttcaaaaaataatatctttCCTTGtacataatttgtatatattacacGGGCCAGTTCTTTTATATTGTCCTATATCTCCCTCAATACTGTATCCTccttaataaataatatctttcctgtatatattatgtgtattcattttatttaaacattttacatttgaacattttaaagtgtCTTGATTAGAAAAATTAAATCTGATAAATCATATCAATCCAATTAtaccccccccacacacacaaaaaaacacatttttgaagaagcattgttattaattttatttaattaaaaaaacacatttttgaagaagcattgttattaattttatttaatcataacCATAAacgtttaatatgtttttttttaatactatacaaaaaataataaatatcaatcaactactgaaacatttttattcattttatttaaccataaaCATAtcttatactttttttaaaaataacgtacacaaaataatacataataatcaATATAATGACATATCCAGGGCGcggtttgtgaaaaaaaaagcaggtgGGGATGGTGGGCGTGTTTTTAATACTACGGAAATTGCGTCAACGTGATGATTTACTGTTTCGAATCGCTCCgatcggatcgcgaatcatttgattcagaacgggacttcaaagACGACTCAGTCGCGCAGACCATGGGTTCGAATCCAGCCCGTCGAGGGTGACTTGTTTCACATGTGACTAAAAGTCCTCCATAACGCACGGGTATATAGCCCGAATATTGTTGCAGGGGAAATTTGTCGCATACTGCCGTTTTTCGCGTTTTTTTCGCTTGCGTGCGGGGGCGCAAAGATTGGGCTCCTTCCTTGAGCGCTCTACCATTTGAGCTAATTCCCCGTTGAAGGACCCCGGATCTGAACACGCCTACTTAACCCCTAGCGTTTCGCTCGTGAACTAAGACAAGTATATACTATATTTCGATCAAAACGGAAGATTGAAATAGACATTAGCGAAGAAATACATGTTtggtctttatttatttatagtaggCTATATAGATTTTTGAAGACACAATTTAGCCAGAAATTACGAGTGTGCTTATGTTGTGGCATTATTTTCGCAACATTCGAAACACATATTTTTCTTCATAAGGTTTTTGTAAAATTAGTGTATCAGAATCAGTGAAGCGTTTGAGCTTAAAAATGAGACGTGCTGTTTTAcgaaatcaaacaaaaaacgtATATTCTCATAAAAGGAATCTTTTTATTGTGCTTCATTTCCAATCAAATTGTAATTTGGTAACAATTTGCATACAGTACGTGTGAAAATATAGGATGCGTAAAATGCTAACAATGAAATAACCCTCAGAAAgacattttattccaaaatagTTCCCATTACCATGATATAATGTAATTTCCACCACAGAATGCTgttaaacataatatatgatttgAGATATGATGGAAATGTTCATGAGACAGCTTCTTTTCTAAACGTCCACTGGGTCAGAAGTGTCTGTAGTTGAAGAAACACTATCAAATATAATGGCACATGCTtgaaagtcaaaaatatgacaacattagtaaaacatttcagagtTTACTATGCATATTTTTAGTATATGTGTAGGCCTACTATGCATTCTCTATGATGAATATGAATAGTCTACTCAGAGTTTCTCTGATGTGCCATTAGGTGTAAGGATGGTGAGGTTTCCTCTGGCATTCTGGTCCGCTTCAATTGCCTCAAACAGAGATTTGAAATTGCCAGCACCAAAACCCTAAAACAACAGAGGAATGcacttttatttatgtatgctACATCTATGCATTTAGGAGAcctttctgaagaacagccttgtttttaatcaattaaatgcaaatttaaatatgtgaccctggaccacaaaatcagtcttaagtagcacgggtatatttgtagcaatagccagcaatacactgtatgggtcaaaataatcgatttttcttttatgccaaaaatcattaggatattatgttaAGATCAAGTATCTCGGCCAactattgtcctatcctaacaaaccatacattactgaaaaatcttttttattcagctttcagatgttgtacaaatctcaatttaaaacatttaccgttatgactggttttgttgtccagggtcacatatcataaATGCTTGCTTTTAATGAAAC contains:
- the LOC127169319 gene encoding uncharacterized protein LOC127169319; the protein is MEYLYSQTGKTLTPVLQNPEEEDRLVKEVDDQDLQDEGFDEEIMEDITVPVLYEDDPCRDLRNSPSSLPLPQSPASLAEPSTSSGGDGQHLAPAPSVTSQPSDPGSSLSDEAQGAVVGPDGIAGWDKVQNLAGYLVGLREAPYLTDLQVTEAIRLWTALSDFDKQRINYQPRHQSQLTHGRFKAPKRSGVTPGVESVKRCLIGHPGGPAQWPNTSRLVEAICIELCALHKSPTKKAGVCTPRWSKILSDYHHIRDLVLNCRRLMDETMIQLFELNQKTLIQWFQRRQKNQEMSVLAQGLTSPDPIAVADTQLPPAREKMDEAPSTSGPKHPFILPPNREGQAPILRPGRRPAAATTECPIAPAPTASGVVQPISAPGSLLGTLVLNPGMTVSVVLPSSGASTSGAGPAPPAPASDAPLSRYTQRNRRRRALEKESGVHKRKYVRGVTFNTCSKCGQPKTKEFGHSRYGNATFCSRASDGKSLDDWLAEQRQQNTQPPQ